From the Astatotilapia calliptera chromosome 6, fAstCal1.2, whole genome shotgun sequence genome, one window contains:
- the LOC113023227 gene encoding myeloid-associated differentiation marker-like protein 2, giving the protein MDSHSGPYLNHKALCSPLGAARLCQLALGCAVIAMVTHTAGYSGSHGVFCMAAWCFCFAMSVLVFFLDATRLYSYLPVSWDNLTVTCAAFATLMYVTASVVYPLFFVQSECPYAGCDVRNFRIAVTVCSILGTLAYGAEVALCRARPGQIVTGYMATVSGLLKVVQGFVACIIFGALANRSQYSQYAGTIYCVVVYAFCFALTALVIIMTVCKRTKAVCCMPFDRFVVVCTLLEVLLYLSASVVWPVFCFDTKYGSPWRPSSCPQGKCPWDSKVVVAVFSFVNFGLYLADLIYSQRIRFVSSHRPSNSRA; this is encoded by the exons ATGGATTCCCACAGCGGTCCCTATCTCAACCATAAGGCTCTCTGCTCACCTCTGGGTGCAGCCCGGCTATGTCAGTTAGCTTTGGGCTGTGCTGTGATCGCGATGGTGACCCACACTGCTGGCTACAGTGGCTCACACGGCGTGTTCTGCATGGCGGCATGGTGTTTTTGCTTCGCCATGTCAGTGCTGGTGTTCTTCCTGGATGCAACTCGTCTCTACAGCTACCTGCCCGTATCCTGGGACAACCTCACAGTCACGTGTGCTGCCTTTGCAACGCTCAT GTATGTGACGGCCTCTGTTGTTTACCCTCTGTTCTTTGTGCAATCCGAGTGCCCTTACGCTGGCTGTGATGTCAGAAATTTCCGCATTGCCGTCACCGTCTGCTCCATCCTGGGGACTCTGGCCTACGGGGCGGAAGTGGCCTTGTGCAGAGCAAGACCTGGCCAGATTGTGACGGGTTATATGGCCACAGTGTCCGGCCTTCTCAAAGTTGTTCAGGGCTTTGTAGCCTGCATCATCTTTGGTGCACTGGCCAACCGGAGTCAGTATTCCCAGTATGCAGGCACAATCTACTGTGTTGTTGTCTATGCTTTCTGTTTTGCTCTCACAGCACTGGTGATCATAATGACTGTATGCAAGCGGACCAAGGCTGTGTGCTGCATGCCCTTTGACCGCTTTGTGGTAGTGTGCACCCTCCTCGAAGTACTGCTCTACCTGAGTGCATCAGTGGTGTGGCCAGTGTTCTGCTTTGACACAAAATACGGCTCCCCATGGAGACCGTCGTCCTGTCCACAGGGGAAGTGTCCGTGGGACAGCAAGGTTGTGGTGGCCGTGTTTTCCTTCGTCAACTTTGGACTGTATTTGGCTGACCTGATCTATTCCCAGAGGATAAGATTCGTCTCCTCACATAGGCCCAGTAACTCGCGGGCCTAG